A region of the Allorhizobium pseudoryzae genome:
TGGACCGCCGGGTATGCGTAACCTCGACGGGGGCGTCCATGTCCAGGGCGACCGTCATGCCGCTGCCCTCTCTGTCAGCGAGGTGGCGATCCGTGCCTCATCTGCCCCGAAGAGATGCGCCCGGTCGCTCGCAAAGGAAACGCGGATCACGCCATCGGCATCGGCGGCAAGCTGTTCGCCCGCCGGAAGCCTGAGCGTCTGCACCTGGCGCTCATCCGCCAGAAGATGCCCGTGCACGAAGCGATCGGCCCCATGCATTTCGGTCCGGAACACCCGCAGCGGCAGGCCTTCACCGCTGATCGTCAGATCCTCGGCGCGCAGGCCAAGCGTGGCGGGACCCGCATGACGAGCCGGCACCTGCAGGCCTAGCGGCTTGCCGAGAAGGGACACGCCGCCATCAGCGCCGATCTCGACCGGCAGGAGATTGATCGAGGGCGTGCCGATGAAGCGGGCCACCGTCAGCGTCGCCGGCTGACCATACAATTCGTCCGGGGTGCCCAGCTGTTCGATCCGCCCTTCGCTCATCAGTGCGATGCGGTCCGACATCGTCATCGCCTCGACCTGATCATGCGTGACATAGATGAAGGTGGCCCCGAGGCGCCGATGCAGGGCTGCCAGTTCGTCGCGCATATGGGCGCGTAGCTTGGCATCGAGATTGGAGAGCGGCTCGTCCATCAGGAAGGCGGCAGGCGAGCGCACGAGCGCCCGGGCAAGCGCCACGCGCTGGCGTTGGCCGCCGGAAAGCTGGGCGGGCTTGCGATCCAGAAGATGGGCGATCTGCAGCGTTTCCGCCGCCTGCATCACGCTCGCCTCGATCTCCCGGAGTACCTCGGATGACGAGGCCATCCGCCCGACGAGCGCCAAGCGGGCAGCCAGCGACAGCCGGCGCATGCGAAGCGGGGTCGCGATGTTCTGGCGCACGCTCATGTGCGGATAAAGCGCGTAGGACTGGAAGACCATCGCCAGGTTCCGGTCGCTCGGATCGACATCCGTCACATCTGTGCCGCCAATCGACACCCGGCCGCGATCGGGCCGTTCCAGCCCGGCAATGATGCGCAGAAGCGTTGACTTGCCGCAGCCGGACATGCCGACGAGGGACAGAAACTCGCCCGGACGCACGGAGAGATCGATGGTTTTCAACACGTCATCCGCGCCGAAGCCTTTGCCGATACCGGTGAGATCGAGAGATTGTGGTGACATGCGGCGCTCCTTTATCGGAACGCCTCATGGGGCCGGCTCGTGACAGACAGACGACGCTTTTGAGAAACTTCGATGACAACCCGCAGCGTTCAGCCGTGAGGTCTGGCTGCCGCCTTTCGCAATCCGAGCCTGATCTGCTTTTCCAGTTCGATCACGGCAAAGAAGACCACGCCTGCGGCCAGGATCAGCAGACCATCGGCAAACGGCACCGCCTGCGTGCCGAACACGGCTTGCAAGGCGGGTACATAGGTGACCGAAAACTGTGCGATCGTGACCGTCGCGATGACGATCCACACCACCCGTGTGCCGCGGATCGCGGCAAAGGTGAGCGAGGTCGTGTGAATGTTGCGGATGAAGAACAGCTGGGCAATTTCCAGCACGACGATCGTATTCATCGCCATGGTCTGGGCAAGATCCAGCGGGTAACCGCGATCGAGCGCATACTGCAGGATACCGAAGACGGCGGCGAGGAACAGTACGCCGACGAGAAGCACATGCCAGACCAGCGTGCCCGTGAGCAGCGGTGCAGACCGTGGCCGCGGCGGGCGGCTCATCGTTTCCGCCTCGGTCGGTTCGAAGGCAAGGGCAAGACCAAGCGTCACCGCCGTAATGAGGTTGATCCACAGGATCTGGACCGCTGTCACGGGAAGTGCGAGGCCGGCGAGCAGCGCCAGAACCACGACGAAGGCTTCCCCCGCATTGGTCGGCAGTGTCCAGCTGATCACCTTCTGCAGATTGTCATAGACGGTGCGGCCCTGGCGAACGGCAGCGGCGATGCTGGCAAAATTGTCATCCGTCAGCACCAGATCCGCGGCTTCCTTGGCGGCTTCCGAGCCTTTCAGCCCCATGGCAACGCCGACATCGGCGCGCTTCAGGGCCGGCGCATCGTTGACACCGTCGCCGGTCATGGCAACCGTCAACCCCCGCGCCTGCAGCGCCGTGACCAGCCGCAGCTTGTGCTCCGGGCTGGTGCGGGCAAAAATGTCCACATCCACCACCTCGTTGGACAGCTGCGCATCGTCGAGACGGTCGAGATCGGCGCCGGTAAGGACACGCTGGGCGTTCTCGAGGCCGATCTGGGAAGCAATGGCCGCTGCCGTGCCGGCATGATCACCGGTGATCATCTTGACGCGGATGCCCGCTGCCCGGCACTCGGCCACGGCCGCGATGGCTTCGGCACGCGGAGGATCGATCAGACCGACTAGGCCGAGGAAGGAGAGGCCTGCTGTCACCGCGTCATGATCGAGCTTGTGCCCTTCTATCTGTTTTTCCGCCAGCGCCAGAACCCGAAGGCCCCGCTTTGCCATTTCGTCCGCACGACCGTGCCAGAAGACGGGATCGATGCCGGTGCACATGGCGAGCACCCGCTCCGGCGCGCCTTTCACCAAGACATGCCCCCCGTTCGAAGCACCGATCAGAACCGCCATGAACCGATGGCGCGGATCGAAAGGGATGGTGTCCAGCCGTTCTTCCGCGCCGTGTTCGCCTCCGGCTGCCTTGCTTGCGAACGCCAGAAGCGCTCCTTCCATCGGATCGCCTTCAACGCTCCAGTGGCCGTCGCGCTGAATGAGCGCCGCGTCGTTGCACAGGGCTGCCGCCCTACCGAGGGACGAAAGGTCGCCGGCGGGATGAAGAGAGCCCTGCGGCGCATAACCTTCACCCCGGATTTCGAAGCGGCCGGCGGGCGTCTCGGCGGCCGCCACCACCATCTCGTTGCGGGTGAGCGTGCCGGTCTTGTCCGTGCAGATGACGGAGACCGAACCGATCGCCTCGATCGCCGGCAGGTGCCGGACGATGGCATTGCGCCCGGCCATCGCCTGAACGCCGATCGCAAGTGTAATGGTCATCACCGCCGGCAGGCCTTCGGGAATGGCGGCGACCGCAACCCCGACGACCACCAGAAAGACCTCGTTGAAATCCCGGTGGCCGAGGAAATAGGCATAGGCAAGAAGCAGAGCCGACACGAGAAGGATGAGGAAGGACAGCCAGCGGGCGAAATGATCCATCTGCTCGACGAGCGGCGTGGTCAGCTGCTCCACCTTTGACAGCAGCCCGCCAATGCGGCCGATTTCGGTGGCGCTGCCGGTTGCCGTCACCAGCCCCTTGGCCGTCCCTTGCGTGACCAGCGTGCCCGACCAGAGCATGGAGCGACGATCTGCCAGCGGCGCATCGGCCGCCACCGGATGCACCGCCTTGCCGACCGGCACGGATTCACCCGTCAGGATCGCCTCCTGCGCGGACAGGCCATAAGACTGCAGCAGGCGAAGATCCGCCGGCACCTTGTCGCCGGCCTCCAGAAGCACGATGTCGCCGGGTACGAGGTCAGCGCCATCAATGTTCTGGCGGCGCCCCTGCCGCAACACGGCGGCCCGGGGTGCCAGCATGTTGCGGATGGCGGCCATCGCCGCTTCGGCCTTTCCCTCCTGCAGGTATCCGATGATCGCATTGACGATGACGACGGTGAGGATGACGCCGGTATCCACCCAGTGCTGGAGCAGCGCGGTCACCAGCGCCGCGCCCAAAAGGACGTAGATCAGCACATTGTGGAACTGCTTCAGGAAGCGCATCACGGCACTGGATTTTTCCGGCTCCGGCAGACGGTTCGGCCCGTGAATGCCTCTGCGGCGCGCCGCCTCTTCATGCGACAGGCCGTCCGGCGTGGCATTAAGGGCGGTGAGGCAGGCATCTGGATCGAGACCGTGCGGATGCGCGATGGTCAAGGGCTTGCTCCTCTTGGCGTGATCAGGCAGCGGTCAAAGTGACGCCTGTGACGGGCCATCGGCGGCCAACACGGCAACACGGGGACAGCCTCCTGCGGATTACCTTCAGTTCTGCCTGGCAGAGTGCCCATCGCATTGATCCGCATCAAGACGAGCACCTGCGGCTCTCCCGCCCCCCCAAATGTCGATCTGAGACGCCAGGACAAGAAGTGGCCGTTTTTGCACCGGGTGTGAGACGGCGGGAATAACGGCGATCCGGTGCTCGCTGGTAGATTTGTCTGGGGATGGGAAAGGAATGCCTGCGGTTCGCGCTGCGCGAACCGCAGGCATTTCGTCCGCCTCGCCACACCATGTCGTTACCCTTTGAAAGACCCATATGAAACCGACGCATCGCCGCATTCTTGCCAGTTCCGCCTTCAGTCTCGTGCTTTGCTCCAGCGCCCTCGCCCAGGATTTCCAACGGGAGTTCGACAACCAGTGGGGCCTCAAGATGATCGGTATCGACAAGGCGCTTGAAAAGGGCCTGGACGGAAAGAATGTCCTCGTTGGCATCACGGACAGCGGACTGCAGGTGGGAAGCGCACTGCATCCCGAACTGGTGGGACGTTACCGTGGGCTTGGCATCGATGGCACGGGCGAAGGCCTGACAGATGTGGAGGGCCATGGCACCCACGTGGCCGGCATCATCGCGGCCAATCGCGATGGCCAAGGCGTGGTGGGCGTAGCATCGGGCGCGGAGATCGTCCCCTTGCGGATCACCTTTGCCTCCGATGAAGCCTATGCCACCGCTCTTCAGAAGACGCTCCGCTATGGGCTCGATCAAGGCGTTCGCATTTTCAACGCCTCCTTCGGCTATTCCGGTCCGATCGCGGACTATGCCGGCTACATCACCGACCCTGAAACGGCGCCCGAAATCGCCCTCTACCGGCAGCTCGTCCAATCGGGCGGGGTGATGGTCTTTGCCGCGGGGAATGATGGTTTCGGCTATCCGTCGGTGCAGAGTTTCTACCCGCTCTATTTTCCGGAACTCACCCCCGGCTGGATGACGGTCGTTGCCGTCAACTCGGAAGGTCGGCTTGCCAGCTATTCACAGGCCTGCGGCGGCGGGGTGAAGGCTTATTGCGTCGCCGCACCCGGCGGGGATGACAATGCCGGCGCCGCAGGGTTTATCGAATCCACCTTCCTCGATGGAACCTATGCCGGTCTCGCCGGAACCTCCATGGCCGCACCGCATGTCACCGGTGCGCTGGCGATCGCCAGGCAGCTTTATCCCAATGCCTCATACCAGCAGCTGGCCCAGCTGGTGTTCCAGACCTCGACGGATATCGGCGCGGCCGGCCTCGACGACGTCTATGGCTGGGGCCTGCTGAATGTTGGCAACATGGTCGCCACCCAATCGCCGGAGGCAGGCGCCCTCTACGCCCAGTCCCTCTGGTCGCACGGCATGACGCTCGACCGCGTCGGTGACGCCGTGGAAGGACGCTCGACGCTCGATGCGCCTGACCGCTCCGGCTTCTGGTTCACGCCTTTGGGCTCCAAGGCCGATCTTTCGCTCGGCAGTGCGGGACTGTCCGGGCGCTACACGATGGGCGGGTTCGTCGGCGGGGTGGACTATGCGCTGGATGACCGATGGTCCCTCGGTTTGGCCTTTGGATATAGTCGTTCCACATTCAAGGGTGATAACGGCAATCGGACGGACGATTCGTCCTACCATGTCGCTCCCTCCGTTTCTTTCGAAGGCGAGGGTCTCTTCGCCGATGCAACGCTCGGAGCAAGCGTCTTCAACACGAGCATGCAGCGGAAGACCGTGCCCGGCATGGCCGGGACCGTGCTCGGCAATGCCGGCCTGAATATCACGAACGACCAGGACGACCGGGCGTTGTGGGCCATGATGCGCGCAGGCGTTACCGTCAGACACGACGGGCTCAGGGCTTCGCCCTATCTCTATGGTCGCGCCGCCCACTATCGGCTGGGCGCCATCAACGAGAGCGGAACCGGGCTCCTGGGCCTCAAGGATGGATCCGAAATCGCCAATCAGGCGGAACTGGGTGTTGGCATCAAACTGAGCATGACGGATCTCGCGGTGCAGAACATGGCACTGACGCCGTCCCTCGATGTCTCTTATGGACGACGCTTTGGTGACATCGACCGCTCCGTCGAACTCCTCGGCTCATCGATCGAGAGTACTGTCGATGCCGGTCGCAACCGCTTCCGGATCGGCGCGGAACTGCTGCTGACGCAGGAAAGTTCGCCTTTCGAAGGCACGGTGAGCTACCATGCCGATATCAGCGAGGCCGTGGTGGGTCATACCCTATCCGCACATCTGGAGTTCAGGTTCTGAGGCCGTCCTCCGGTCTCCAGCCTACCGCCGGTCAATTGCGGATCGTGAACTGCACCCGGTCCGCCGGGAAGCGGGTGATGGAATACTGGATTGGCAAGCCGTCCAGATCGGTGTTCAGCGCCCGCGTGACGAGAACGATCGCCCCCGGCGTCAGGCCGAGTTCGGTGACGTCATCCGGTTCGGCGTGGACGGCGGAAATCTCGGTCACGTCGCGCAGATAGTCCGGCACGCCGCAGGCCTGCAGCGCCAGCGTGATCGATTGCGTGCGTCCGAACGCATCTTCGATACCGGCGAAACGATCGGCCGGAAACCAGGAGGTTCCGCGCGAGAGGGCGCGGCCATCGGCGCTTCTCACCGATTCCAGGCGTCGGACGAGGCTGCCGGGGTCGATCTTCAGCCAGCGCGCCACCTCGGCTCCGGCCGGTTCGATCTCGGAAGCCAGCAGCCGGCCGGCAAGGTCGCGCGCCTGATCGCCGATGCCTTGGGTGAAGCGGGTGCGGCGGCTGATGGGAAAGTGGAATTTGTCGCGCCGCTTGATCAGCGTGCCGCGCCCCTGTTCCGCCCGGACGATACCTTCCTGGGCCAATGCGGAGAGCGCCGCCCGGACGGTGTGCCGATTGACGCAAAAAATCTCCGCCAGCTGGGTTTCTGGCGGCACCTTGCCGGTCTCGTCATACTCTCCCGCCGCAATGCTGGCCCGGATCCTGTCCGCAATCTGCCGCCACATGGCGACACCCTTCTGCCGCTGCATCATTGCCTGCCCTGTCACACCCTTGTCATGCCCTGCGATTACACATACAGTAAATTGTATGGTTGTCTACATAAATAGACATTATCGAACGGTGTTGTGATGAGCCTTGCAGAGCCCGCCCCTCCGGCAGACCCGAGAAAACGCGTGATGGACCTGCTTGCCCGCTGCAGTGCGGACGAGATGCGGGCCGCTTGGGACAAGATTGAACCAAAGCCTACATTTGCGCGGCTGCGTGAACCGGAGACGGGGCTCGTGTTGGTGCGCGGCCGGATGGGCGGCGGCGGTTCGCCGTTCAACCTTGGCGAGGCGACCGTCAGCCGCGCGACCATTCAGCTGACGGAAGGAACCGTCGGCCATGGCTACCGGCTCGGCACGGACAAAGTGGCCGCCGAATGGAGTGCCGTCTTCGCTGCGCTCTGGCAGCTTCCGGCCCAGCAGGATCGGGTCGAACGGCTGTTGCTGGTTCCGGCGGAAGAACGGCAGGCCGAAGAGGCGGCGCGTCTTGCCCATGAGACGGCAGCCACGAAGGTTGATTTTTTCACAATGGTCCGCGGAGAAGACTGATGCACAGCAAGACCCAGAACCTTGCCGGCGGCTTTCCGGATGCCGTGCTGAACAGCCAGTCGGTGTTTCGCACCCTGATGGATTGCATGGCACGCCCCGGCACCCTCGGCAGCGTCGCGCCGACCGTCGCCCCGCCTGCACCGCTCGGTATTGCCGCCGGGGCGGTGATGCTGACATTGTGCGACAACGACACCCCCGTCTGGCTGTCACCGGACCTGACGAAGTCCGGCACAACGGCCTGGCTGTCCTTCCATTGTGGTGCCCCGCTGACCCGGGAAAAGGCGGAGGCCCGATTTGCGTTTCTGGAGGCCGGCGCCGCCATGCCGCCCTTCAGCCTGTTTGCCGCCGGCAGCCAGGAATACCCGGATCGCTCCACGACGCTCGTCATCGAAGTGACCGCGCTCAGCGGCGGACGGCCCTTGAACCTGACGGGACCTGGCATTCGTGACGTTGCGACCATTGCGCCGATGGGCCTGCCGGAGCCCTTTTTGCACCAGTGGATCGGCAACCGGGCGCTCTTCCCGCGCGGCATCGATGCGGTGCTGACGGCCGGGCGCGAGCTTCTCTGCCTGCCGCGCACCACCAAGATCACCCCATTGGAGGCCTGATTTATGTATGTCGCCGTCAAGGGCGGAGAAGCCGCCATTGCCAATGCCCACCGCCTGCTGGCCGATCGCCGGCGCGGGCATCGCTCGGTGCCGAGCCTCACCATCGAACAGCTTATCCAGCAGCTCGGTCTCGCCGTCGATCGTGTCATGGCGGAAGCCTCGCTTTATGACACATCGCTCGCCGCCCTTGCCGTCAAGCAGGCGCGCGGCGACATGATCGAGGCGATCTTCCTGCTGCGCGCCTATCGCACGACACTGCCGCGCTTCGGCAGTTCGCTGCCGATCGAAACAGGGCGCATGCGGGTCGAACGACGCGTTTCCGCCACCTATAAGGACCTGCCGGGCGGACAATTGCTGGGCCCGACCTTCGACTATACCCACCGGCTGCTTGACCCCTCCCTCATCGGCGAAGCAACCGTCGAACAGCCGGCAAGCCGCGACGAGGGTCTCGACCCGGTGATGCGGGTCTCCGAAATTCTTGACGGCGAAGGCCTGATCGAGCCGGATGGCGAGATGCCCGATGATCATGTCGCCGGCGACCTGACGCGCGAGCCGATGGAATTTCCGATGCCGAGGGATCTTCGCCTGCAGGCGCTGGCACGCGGCGACGAGGGATTTCTTCTCGCGCTCGGTTACTCCACCCAGCGCGGTTATGGCCGCACGCATCCCTTCGTCGGAGAGATCCGCATGGGCCTCGTCGAAGTGGAATTCGAGGTGCCGGGTCTGGGCTTTGCCGTTTCACTCGGAGAGATCCGCGTGACGGAATGCCAGATGGTCAACCAGTTCAAGGGCTCGGCCAAGGCACCGCCGCAGTTCACCCGCGGTTATGGTCTGGTCTTCGGCCAGAGCGAACGCAAGGCCATGTCGATGTCGCTGGTCGATCGGGCGCTGCGCACGCAGGAATTCGGCGAGGACGTCGTCGCGCCGGCTCAGGATGAGGAATTCGTCATCTCCCATTGCGACAACGTCCAGGCGACCGGCTTCGTCGAGCACCTGAAGCTGCCGCATTACGTCGACTTCCAGGCCGAACTCGATCTGGTGCGCCGCATGCGCGACAAGCAGGCGGCTCGGGCACCGGGCGAACGACAGGAGGCTGCAGAGTGAGCGATCAGTCCCCGTCGCAATGGCCGTCGCCATCCCACACGCCCCCGCCATCTCCCGAGGCCTCACGTCGTCCCCCGGTCCTTCGCGTCAGGAAGACGACGAAGGCGACCGCAAGAAACACGCCGACAAACACGACCGCCTCGAAGCGGAACGACACTCCCAGCATTTCCATGTCTCGCCTCCCCGAACAGCGCCAGGGCAGAGGGTAAGCCACCATGCAACAGCTCGCCACCTACAATTTTGCCTATCTCGATGAACAGACCAAACGGATGATCCGCCGGGCGATCCTGAAGGCGATCGCCATTCCCGGCTACCAGGTGCCCTTCGCGTCGCGCGAGATGCCGATGCCCTATGGCTGGGGCACCGGCGGCGTCCAGGTTACCGCCGCCATCATCGGCCCTCAGGATGTTCTGAAGGTGATCGACCAGGGCGCCGACGACACGACAAACGCGGTCTCCATCCGCGCCTTCTTCCAGAAGGTGGCCAATGTCGCCGTCACCACGCAGACGGGCGAGGCCACCATTATCCAGACCCGTCACCGCATTCCGGAATCGAAGCTCACCGAAGGCCAGGTGCTGGTCTATCAGGTGCCGATCCCGGAACCCTTGCGCTTCCTGGAGCCGCGCGAGACCGAGACCCGCCAGATGCATGCGCTGGAGGAATACGGGCTGATGCATGTGAAGCTTTACGAAGATATTGCCCGCCATGGCCGCATCGCCACGACCTATGCCTATCCGGTGAAGGTGGCCGGCCGCTACGTCATGGACCCGTCGCCCACGCCAAAATTCGACAATCCGAAAATGCACCAGTCGGAAGCGCTGCAACTGTTCGGAGCCGGCCGCGAAAAGCGGATCTATGCCGTGCCGCCATTCACCGATGTGGTGAGCCTCGATTTCGAGGACCATCCGTTCGAGGTGCAGAGTTTCGACAAACCCTGCGCGCTCTGCGGCGCACGCCATGTTTATCTGGACGAGGTGATCCTTGATGACCGGGGCGGACGCATGTTCGTCTGCTCCGATACCGATCACTGCGAAACGCGTCGGGCCGAAGGCCATGCCGGCGAGATGTCCCCCGATCAGAAGGAAGCCGCCGAATGAGCGACACCCCTCTTCTCAAGGTCCGCAGCCTGTCGCGCTTTTACGGCAGCCGTATCGGCTGCAAGGACGTTTCCTTCGATCTGTGGCCGGGCGAAGTGCTGGCGATTGTCGGCGAAAGCGGGTCCGGCAAAACGACGCTGCTCAACTGCCTTTCCACCCGGCTGATGCCGACGACCGGCAGCGTCGAATACCGCATGCGCGACGGCGAATTCCGCAATCTCTACCAGATGTCGGAGGCCGAGCGGCGTTTCCTGATGCGCACCGACTGGGGTTTCGTCCACCAGAACCCGGCCGACGGCCTGCGCATGACCGTCTCTGCCGGCGCCAACGTCGGCGAGCGGCTAATGGCGGTGGGCGACCGTCACTACGGACGCATCCGACAGACCGCCACCGAATGGCTGGAGCGGGTGGAAATCGCCGCCGACCGGATCGATGACCAGCCGCGCGCCTTTTCCGGTGGCATGCGGCAAAGGCTGCAGATCGCCCGCAACCTCGTCACCTCGCCGCGTCTCGTCTTCATGGACGAGCCGACCGGCGGCCTCGATGTGTCCGTCCAGGCGCGACTTCTCGATCTGGTGCGCGGTCTCGTCAACGATCTCGGCCTCGCCGCCATCGTCGTGACGCATGACCTTGCCGTCGCCCGCCTGCTGTCGCACCGGATGATGGTGATGAAGGACGGTCATGTGATCGAGCACGGCCTGACCGATCGGGTGCTGGACGATCCGCGCCAGCCCTACACCCAGCTTCTCGTCTCTTCGATCCTGCAAGTGTGAGGCCCATCTCATGGCAACCCCTCTCATCGTTTCCGATGTCGCCAAGAGCTTCATCATGCACCTGCGCGGCGGGCTGATGCTGCCGGTCGTGTCGAATGTCAGCTTCTCGGTCTCCGCCGGCGAATGTGTCGTACTCGGCGGTCCGTCCGGCGTCGGCAAGAGCTCGATCCTCAAGATGCTCTACGGCAATTATGCCGTCGATAGCGGGCAGATCCTAATCGATCACGACGGGCAGATCGTCGATGTCGCCTCGGCCGATCCGCGGATCGTGCTGGAAGTACGGCGCAAGAGCCTCGGCTATGTCAGCCAGTTCCTGCGCACGGTGCCGCGCGTCTCGGCGCTCGATGTGGTGGCCGATCCGCTGTTGGCCCGTGGCGTGCCACAGACCGAGGCCCGCGAGCGGGCGAGTGAACTCCTCCACCAGTTGAACCTGCCGCAGGATCTGTGGCAGCTGCCGCCGGCCACCTTCTCCGGCGGTGAACAGCAGCGCGTCAACATCGCTCGCGGTTTCATCACCGATCACAAGGTGCTGCTGCTCGACGAACCGACCGCCTCGCTCGATGCCACCAATCGGGCTGTGGTGGTGGAGATGATCCGCCAGAAGAAGGAGGCGGGCGTCGCCATGCTCGGCATTTTCCACGACGAGGAAGTGCGCGAAGCGGTGGCCGACCGCATCCTCGACGTTACCCAGTTTTCGCCGCGAAAGGTTGCCGCATGAGCCGCAGGCTTGGCCTTGAGCCTTACATCCATGAGACTGCGCGGGTCGTGAACAGCACGCTCGGGATCTATACGGAAGTCTCCGAACGCTGCCGCCTCGACGAGGTGGAGATGGGCGACTATTCCTACATCATGCAGGATGGGGCGGTCTGGTGCGCCAGCATCGGCAAATTCGCCAATATCGCCGCCGCCGTGCGCATCAACGCCACCAATCATCCGACCTGGCGGGCGACGCTGCACCACTTCACCTACCGCGCCGCCGATTATTTTGACGGCGCAGAGAACGACCACGACTTCTTTTCCTGGCGCCGCGACCACCGCGTCACCATCGGCCATGATGTGTGGATCGGTCATGGCGCGACGCTCCTGCCGGGTGTTTCCGTCGGCAACGGCGCCGTCATCGGGGCCGGCGCCGTCGTCTCCAAGGATGTCGCGCCCTACACGATCGTCGGCGGCGTGCCCGCGAGGCTGATTCGCGAACGCTTCTCCGCCGAAACCGCTGAAGGCATGGAGCGCCTCGCCTGGTGGGACTGGAGCCACGAGCGCCTGTTCGAGGCGCTGCAGGATTTCCGAGATCTGGAGGCGGATGCCTTCGTCCAGAAATACGCCGCCTGAGGCCTCCGGCGTCAGCGCCGCATGTCGAACAGCAGGGCCTTGCCGTCGGTGATCCATTCGAGATTCGGAAGTTCGTCCGATCCCATCTGGATGCCGTCACCGCCGGCAAGACGCTCGCCATCCAGCATCGCAAGACCTTCGACGATGTGCAGGAACACCTGCCGTCCCGTCTGCCGCGGGATGGACAGCCTGTCGCCCTCCCGCGGATGCGCCATCAAAAGACGGGTATCCGACGTCAGCTCCAGCGGCGCACCGCTGCCGGCACCGGCGGCAATCAGCGTCCATTTGCGGCTCGCCTCGATATCCGGCAGGCGGACCTGCTGGTACCGCGGGGCGCCGCCGCGTTGATCCGGGATCAGCCAGATCTGCAGGAAATGCGCCGCGTCCGATGCGGAAGCGTTCATCTCCGAATGGCGC
Encoded here:
- a CDS encoding carbon-phosphorus lyase complex subunit PhnI, producing the protein MYVAVKGGEAAIANAHRLLADRRRGHRSVPSLTIEQLIQQLGLAVDRVMAEASLYDTSLAALAVKQARGDMIEAIFLLRAYRTTLPRFGSSLPIETGRMRVERRVSATYKDLPGGQLLGPTFDYTHRLLDPSLIGEATVEQPASRDEGLDPVMRVSEILDGEGLIEPDGEMPDDHVAGDLTREPMEFPMPRDLRLQALARGDEGFLLALGYSTQRGYGRTHPFVGEIRMGLVEVEFEVPGLGFAVSLGEIRVTECQMVNQFKGSAKAPPQFTRGYGLVFGQSERKAMSMSLVDRALRTQEFGEDVVAPAQDEEFVISHCDNVQATGFVEHLKLPHYVDFQAELDLVRRMRDKQAARAPGERQEAAE
- the phnK gene encoding phosphonate C-P lyase system protein PhnK, translated to MSDTPLLKVRSLSRFYGSRIGCKDVSFDLWPGEVLAIVGESGSGKTTLLNCLSTRLMPTTGSVEYRMRDGEFRNLYQMSEAERRFLMRTDWGFVHQNPADGLRMTVSAGANVGERLMAVGDRHYGRIRQTATEWLERVEIAADRIDDQPRAFSGGMRQRLQIARNLVTSPRLVFMDEPTGGLDVSVQARLLDLVRGLVNDLGLAAIVVTHDLAVARLLSHRMMVMKDGHVIEHGLTDRVLDDPRQPYTQLLVSSILQV
- a CDS encoding DapH/DapD/GlmU-related protein; protein product: MSRRLGLEPYIHETARVVNSTLGIYTEVSERCRLDEVEMGDYSYIMQDGAVWCASIGKFANIAAAVRINATNHPTWRATLHHFTYRAADYFDGAENDHDFFSWRRDHRVTIGHDVWIGHGATLLPGVSVGNGAVIGAGAVVSKDVAPYTIVGGVPARLIRERFSAETAEGMERLAWWDWSHERLFEALQDFRDLEADAFVQKYAA
- a CDS encoding pirin family protein, which translates into the protein MTLIHESMSRGHTNTGWLNSYHTFSFGGFQDPTRMGFAALRVINEDRIAPGSGFSEHGHQDMDILTMVLSGKLLHKDTLGNVVTIAPGEAQLMYAGTGVRHSEMNASASDAAHFLQIWLIPDQRGGAPRYQQVRLPDIEASRKWTLIAAGAGSGAPLELTSDTRLLMAHPREGDRLSIPRQTGRQVFLHIVEGLAMLDGERLAGGDGIQMGSDELPNLEWITDGKALLFDMRR
- a CDS encoding alpha-D-ribose 1-methylphosphonate 5-phosphate C-P-lyase PhnJ; its protein translation is MQQLATYNFAYLDEQTKRMIRRAILKAIAIPGYQVPFASREMPMPYGWGTGGVQVTAAIIGPQDVLKVIDQGADDTTNAVSIRAFFQKVANVAVTTQTGEATIIQTRHRIPESKLTEGQVLVYQVPIPEPLRFLEPRETETRQMHALEEYGLMHVKLYEDIARHGRIATTYAYPVKVAGRYVMDPSPTPKFDNPKMHQSEALQLFGAGREKRIYAVPPFTDVVSLDFEDHPFEVQSFDKPCALCGARHVYLDEVILDDRGGRMFVCSDTDHCETRRAEGHAGEMSPDQKEAAE
- the phnL gene encoding phosphonate C-P lyase system protein PhnL; translation: MATPLIVSDVAKSFIMHLRGGLMLPVVSNVSFSVSAGECVVLGGPSGVGKSSILKMLYGNYAVDSGQILIDHDGQIVDVASADPRIVLEVRRKSLGYVSQFLRTVPRVSALDVVADPLLARGVPQTEARERASELLHQLNLPQDLWQLPPATFSGGEQQRVNIARGFITDHKVLLLDEPTASLDATNRAVVVEMIRQKKEAGVAMLGIFHDEEVREAVADRILDVTQFSPRKVAA